The following is a genomic window from Strongyloides ratti genome assembly S_ratti_ED321, chromosome : 1.
TTTGGAGAATGCATGTAACGGAAAAAACTAAAGCTCGAGTTAAAGCTTTTAGTGGTATTTCAACACATGAAGTTGGTGAACTTTACATTAATCCTCGTGATGCTGCTCACTTTATTAATGTGATGAAAAGAGAAGTTCTTAAAAGTCCTTATGGTTATGGATATATTAAAGAACGTGGTGATAaaatacattataaaaacataacTGGTTTTAGTCATCAACTTCCCGAAGTATGGTATGATTACTATTTTAAAGAAGCGTATTATGATAAATGTATAACTCATGAAAGTTGTATTGACCATAAAGCAGTACATTATGATCCTGATTACCTTCATCATCATTAGGAAAAGTTTACTACATATAATAGAGTGATTTGGTACTATTCTGTTTTAGtaaaaccattttttttaaaataaaattaagcaAATATACtctagtttatttttaatattattaattttaatatgatttctttaatttctaaatgaaaaataattttttctagtgaaaaaattgtttgtcatataatacttttaaatatcaaactAATTAATACAACgataaaaatactatttttagaaacttaaattgatttttcttaattaattatttcaataaaaaaatgtaaaaatatttgttagtAAAAAGTTAGCAATGTTTTGGAaaagaaaaacaattaaGATTAATACAAcgaaattgtaaaaaaaaaagtttcctAGAACATCGTGTTAAGATTTAATAAAGGAATCAactttaaagttttttaatagaaacaataaaatcatgaaaaaatttaaaaaatatataaaatgattaaaaagtaattgatGATGAATACAAtcattaaaatgatatacatagttcatttaaaaatttagttttattcttgaaattacaataaaaaaaattcttttgtaaccaaaaatttaaaaactttataaagccaattttgaaaaaaaatatttttagagcttttaattataataataataaacatattaatatataaaataattttttaaaaacaatttgattttataaaaaaatcgAATAAAATTTGGAAGACTTGATATTATAAtgattaatagaaaaattaaaattctgaaattaatttaaaaagtaaaaaattaaagaaattaataatgtCTTAGAAACTATTGTCActtacaatttaaaaaaaaatttgcaagaaaaagttttattgtataatatgtaaaaagAGTCCATGTGtaaattgattttaaaaaaaaatattttattttttataaacatttaaaaatcaaactttatataaaaactaaTAAATCTATTGCTAAGAAAGAactgttttattttatcataatattatgtatattacaaacaaaaaatatttttttaggatatttattttttagtttttaaatattttggtcaattttaacatataaaatattgtttaaattatttaaatttactaaaaaaaatttatcaataattaaaaatttgaatattaatacctttgcttttttaaaatatcagaaaattattttaaaatttttatgtttttatcataactattaataacttttgtttattttattgttattaaaataatttgataatacttttaaagttagatttatttttttattttgcagtatgatttttaataaaaaaaatttggtaattaaaaagtatacaaTAAgcttagttaaaaaaaatttataaatatataaaatgttttttatgataataaaaatttttctatacaCTATCATTTGAAGGTGTTGCATCATATAATTCACTTAATTTATGTCTTAGTAATTTTCCATTACAAGTTTTTGGTAAGCATTCAACAAACTTGATTGGTTCTTTAATGTGCTTATAACTTATAAAGTTATCTcttacaaattttataatatcttcCCCATTTAAAGtttgttctttttttaaaacaactaAACAAACTAAATAACTTTCAACATTATCATCACAGATATTTTTTTCGTATAAAGTAACAGCGCATTCTTCAATTTTATCGATAAATTCTTCAATAATAGCATATTCTAATTCATTAGGTGAAACTTGCCATCctctaatttttattatttctttacaTCTACCACTAACATAGAAAAATCCTTCATTATCAACACTAACAATATCCCCTGTTTTAAGCCAtccatttttatcaatagaaGAAATATCATTTGTTAAATAACCATTCATTAACATATCACTTTTTAGATATAATTCACCACTTTCTCGACCATTTACTGCActttcattttcattttcattgATAGGAATAAGTTTACATTGTATTCCTGGTAATAAAACTCCAActgaattaattttttcatgaGCTTCTGGTATTTTAGGCATCATAAAAATTGTGCTTCCACCTTCTGTTGAACCatataattgtataaataattctatatgaggaaattttttttttagctttTTAACGATTCCTGGATTACATTTAGAAGAACCatagtaaatatattttagagATGAAACATcgtatttatcaatttttgttGAATTAGCCATAATTTTCAATACTTCAGGAACAATTGTTAAAGTAGTAACAcgatatttttgtatattatcataaaaaatttcttcattaaattttttatttaataatactttaacTGATTGAACTAACATTGTTAAAGTTGTCATTAATCCACCAAGATGAAAGTACGGTAGAACCCCATATGTTGTATCTGTTGGTTggagaaataaaaaatcatgTGTAGCATTTTGTCTTAAACatataaacatattaatttgataaattaaagaaCGATGTGAAATAAGGACAGGTTTAGGAATTCCAGTAGATCCAGAtgaaaacattattaatgCTGGTGTTTTATTGTCAAATTCTATTAATTGATAAggattttcattatttaataatggtGAGCCcatcattaaattttcaatttgaTAGATTGCTTTAATTGATGAAATTGTTTCAAGTATTTGTGATGAATCTTTATTAAACTCTTGAtcaacaattaaataaacagGATTTACTTTTGAAAGATAAGTTAAcaattcatttattttataacttgTATTTAAAGGGCAAAATATAAGTCTTTGTTTACAACATGCCAAAAAAAGTGCTATAAACTCAATAGAATTACCAATAACAGTTGCAATAACATCTTCCTGTTTAAGTCCACCTTTATTAAATGCAATTATAAATCTATGTACTAAAAAGCGTAATTCAGAGaatttatatgatatattaGCTTCAGGATcaaactaaaaaattatttcactaattaaataatttaaatttaacatacCAATAACGGAATGTTTTCATAAGGTCTAACaactttatcaaaaaatgttgaaaaatCTATGTTTGCTTCAACTGGCAATGGATCTGGAAAT
Proteins encoded in this region:
- a CDS encoding Acyl-CoA synthetase family member 2, mitochondrial, with the protein product MQIVSAFPDPLPVEANIDFSTFFDKVVRPYENIPLLFDPEANISYKFSELRFLVHRFIIAFNKGGLKQEDVIATVIGNSIEFIALFLACCKQRLIFCPLNTSYKINELLTYLSKVNPVYLIVDQEFNKDSSQILETISSIKAIYQIENLMMGSPLLNNENPYQLIEFDNKTPALIMFSSGSTGIPKPVLISHRSLIYQINMFICLRQNATHDFLFLQPTDTTYGVLPYFHLGGLMTTLTMLVQSVKVLLNKKFNEEIFYDNIQKYRVTTLTIVPEVLKIMANSTKIDKYDVSSLKYIYYGSSKCNPGIVKKLKKKFPHIELFIQLYGSTEGGSTIFMMPKIPEAHEKINSVGVLLPGIQCKLIPINENENESAVNGRESGELYLKSDMLMNGYLTNDISSIDKNGWLKTGDIVSVDNEGFFYVSGRCKEIIKIRGWQVSPNELEYAIIEEFIDKIEECAVTLYEKNICDDNVESYLVCLVVLKKEQTLNGEDIIKFVRDNFISYKHIKEPIKFVECLPKTCNGKLLRHKLSELYDATPSNDSV